The window ATTCCCAACATACTTCTTCTGTTAAAATAATATTATCAACAGTTCTTACCTGTACCATAGGATTTTTTAAGATTAAATCATCATATTCTGGTAATCTTTTTTCTAAATAATCAAGGAAATTTTCTATTTTCTTTTCAATACCATTTGGAAGGTCTTTTCTAACACCACCAGGAACTATATACATATGATAAATTCTAGCTCCAGTAATTTCTTCAAATATATCTAATATCAAATCTCTATCTGCTATAGCCCAATTTGGACCAGTATATAAACCTGTAGGACCACCAATTCCACCTAAAGACATTAAATGATTTGCAATTCTTGCTAATTCTAAAATTATCATCCTTATCCAATGAGCTCTTTCTGGAACATCAACATTGGCCAATGTTTCTACACCCATAGCATATACCATTTCATTTATATCAGGTTCTGGAACACAAATCCTTGGTATTAAAGCAAGGTTATTCATCCATAATCGTCTTTCCATTAATTTTTCAAATCCTCGATGAAGCATTCCAGGTACTGGCCTTGCTTTTTCTACAATATCACCGTCAACATAAAGATGAACACTGAAATTACCATGCATACCTGGATGATTTGGTCCTAAAAATAATTTCACCTGTCTTTTCATTCAGCTTCACCTTCTTTCGGAATGAAATCAACTTTATATTCTCTTACATCAAATTTCTTTTTTGAATAAGCTAATGGATCAAAATCTTTTCTCATTGGGGGTATATCATCCCAAAGTTCTAAAAATAATGGTTTGTTTGCTTTTTCATTTCCTTCAAATTCAACGCCAAAAAACTCATGAACATCTCTCTCATAAAATTCTGCACCAGGATAAATATTTATTATGGTTCTAAATTGCGGATTATCTCTATTTATTTTTGTTCTCACCTGAATTGTCATAGAATTTTCCCAATTCATAATTATATATACTAATTGAAATTTGTTTTCTTTAATCCAATCTATACAGGTTAATAATGTCAGTTGTTTCCAACCTTGAGACTTCAAATAAGCTAATACCGAATGGACTTCTTCATGTTTTAAATCAATAGCAACTTGATTTTTTTTCACTTTTTCAATATTTTCAGGGTTAAATTTAGATTTTATATCTTCAATTATATTATTCGTGGAATTCATCTTTTACATACACCTCCCCAAGGGCTCGAACCTGATTAGCTTTATACCAATCATAATATTTCTGATATCTTTTCCATCCAAGAGCATCACCTTTTTTTATCATATCCATTAATTTTTTAAATCCCGACATTACGGCTTCAGGTCTGGGCATACATCCTGCAATGTATAAATCTACAGGTAAATAATAATCTAATCTTGAAATAACGGCATATGAATCATAATAAACGCCACCATTTAAGGTACAAGATCCAAAACCAACCAAATATTTTGGATTTTGCATTTGCTCATATGTATAAATTACCCTTCTCAATGTTTTAACACTTAAATATCCTGTAACCAATAAAACATCAGCCTGCCTTGGAGTTGCCATTGGAGCCATACCTATTCTTTCCATATCAAATCTAGATGTCATTGTTGGAGGTAATTCCATAGCGCCACAACCAGTACAGTAATGCAACATCCAAATAGATTTGCTTCTAAATATATTTCCAAATTTTTCCCAAAATGTCAAAGTATCTCTACAATCTAATTCATTAACATCAATTTCATTTATTTTTTCATTTTCATTTAAAGCCATATGCTCACCCCCAAACCGGTGAATATTACAATTGCTGTTTGAATAAAAGCTAAAGCTAAAGGTACTTTATAATAAAATACTACTAATTGATCAATTTTAAATCGGGCAACTACTGAAGAAATCATTGTAGCTAAAACATATACAAAGAAGTATTTTATTAAAAATGTTATTATTGTTCCGCCTCCTAAAAATAAATTTACAAATAAACCAATTTCAATAAATGTTGCAAATTCGTGCTGTAACATAAGCATTCCTAAATGTTTTCCACCATATTCTACTAATGGACCAGATGCAATTTCTGCTGGAGCAATTGGGGTATCATAAGGCTTTTTACCGAGCATTCCCATTAATGTTACAAATCCAACTATTACTCCTAAAGGCATTCTAAACATATTCCATCCAAGGATGCCCATTGTTTGTTGGGCTTGAGCTATAGCATGAATAGAAGCTGTTTTATTTGCATATATAATCCCAAATACAGTCATTATATAAGGCAATTCATAACCCAACATTTGAGTTAAAGCCCTCATAACACCTATACTTGCCCAAGGGTTTCCAGATCCAACAGCACTCATAGCCATTCCTAAAGATCCAACAGCTAAAAGATACACGATAACAAAGAAATTATCCAATTTATCAAAAACTACGATATGACCAGCTGGAATAAATATTAACGTTGCTATTGTTCCACCTAAAGCCATCAATACACCAAAATCATATATAAATCCATGTGAAATTGAACTTTTACTCCATGTTTTAAATAAATCTATGAAATTTTGATACCAATGAGGACCAACTCGTCTATGTATTCTCGCAATTATTTTTCTTTGAATACCAGACAATGTTATTTGCCAAAAGAATGCTAATAATACTAAACTAACAGCTAAAAAGAATGTTGTCATATTTTATCACCCCACATAAATATTGCAGTTATCACTAATGAAATCCAGAAAATACTAAACGCAGGATTTTCATTAAAGAACCATGTTCTTACCAATTGACCTAATTCCTTTACTCTTAAAGCAACTGAGTCATAGAATTTTTCAACTGAAGGATGGTTTTTATATAATCTTTCAAATGGGGCATAATAATTCGATGCATAATGATATTTATCTGGATCATGAATAAATTCAGCTGATGTATATGTATCCATCAAACCAACTGATTTTGCTTTTGGAAGTACAAAATAAAGTATTGCTGCTATAACAAATCCAATTGTAAACACAAGAGTTACAACCCATGAATCCCACATACCATTTGGAGTTATAATTTTAAATCCATCAATAACTATAGCCTTTATACCAACCATTTCTTGTATTTTAGCTATATATTTTAACATTAAACCAGGATATATACCATATAATATAGTTAAACCAGATATTATTAACATTGGTAATTGCATTAAAAAAGGAACTTCTTTTACATCTTCATGTTTTGGTGATAATTGACCCAAAAATGCACCTGCTAAAGGTCTGAAAACATATAAGAATGAACCTACACTACCAAAGAATGCCGCAAAAGCAATAAACATATTGCCTTTTCTAATTAACCCTTGAAAAATAAGCCATTTTGATGCGAAGCCACTCATTGGAGGAATTCCGGCTAATGAAATTATTGCGATCAAATATGCTGCAAAAGTAACAGGCATTTTTTTAATTAATCCGCCAAGTTCAGATATCTTTGTTGTTCCTGTTCTATATGCAATAGCTGCAAATGACAAGAACATAGCGGCTGAAGCCATAGCATGATTAAATACGTGCATCATACCACCAGCAAATGCTGTTTGATCAACTAAAGATAAACCAATTAATATATATCCACTGTTACTTACTGTGGAATAAGCAATGAGTTTTTTTGCATCATCTTGTTTTATAGCCATTAATGTACCAATAATTATACTTATAGCTCCTAATATCATCAACATATAGTTTTCAAATGGGTTATTTAAAATTTTCAAATGATTTGAAAATACTTTGGAAGTTGGTAATACTGCCGTCATTAAAAATGCTATAAAACCACCCATTTTTACAAGGCCACCTGATAATACAGGAGAAAATGTATGCGGTGCATTACCATGCGCAATAGGTAACCATGTATGGAATGGAAATACACCTAATTTTGTTAAACCAGCAATTACTATCAAAAAGAAGAAGAGAATTGCAAAATTAGAATCTTCTGTCATTTTTTGAATAACTGTATTTATTTCAAATGTTCCATATTTTACATTCAACATTAAAATAGCATATAACATTGTAAATGAACCTATAGTACTTATTCCATAATAAACAACTGAAGCTCTTCGAGATTTACCTAATGGAATTATAAACATTGATGACCAAACTACTAATTCCCAGAAAATAAATAATGTTAAAAAGTCTTTTGCATAAAATACCCCAATTGTTCCACCTAAAGATAATACATAGAATAGATTGTATGCTGCAGGGTGTATAACTTTCTCCATCCAATATGTATTAAAGAAAGCTACCATTGAATAAACAATTACCATTACTATTGAGAAGAACCATGCATATGATGTTGATACTAAATCTAATGAATAATTTCCATAATTGAATATATTAAAAATTTGTCCAGATGAATCCTTTAATGTATAAATTGCAAATAATGATACTAATGAAATTATTATAGTTAACCATGCGCCAGCTTGTTTGTTGAATTTTGAAACAATATATGTTACTAAACTACCTAATAATATGAATAAAATTAAAGTATTTAAAGCCACTTCACATCCCTCCCGGTATATTGGAAAGGTAATTACTTATACCTTGTGTTATAAATTCCGGATTGAAACTAATGTAAATTATGAATAATCCAACAGCAATAGCTAAAACGGCATAAGCAAATGTGTTTTCCAAAGAAAGTTTTGTTGTATATTCATCTTTTGATTCTTTTCCTTCTTCTCCAGGATTCCATAATTTAACTAGCATTCTAATGAAGTAAATACCTTCAATTAAACTTGCAAATAGTATTAATGCAGGAATCCAAAAATTATTTAATTTGAATAGATTTGTTAATGTAAATATTTTTACATAAAAACCATAGAATAATGGTAGTCCAACTAAAGAAAGTGCTGCTACTGAAAATCCAAAACCTATTAATTTATGTTTCTTGAATAAACCCTGTAATTTATCTACATTATCTGTACCAGCATAAACGTACATTGCTCCTGCAATTGTGAACATTAATAATTTAGTAAAGGCATTATTTGCAACTTGCATCATTGCTCCACCTGTAATCCCAGCTAAGAACAATGTTGCTATTAAACCAGCTTGTCCTATACTTGAAAATGCAAGAATACTTCTTACATTTTTTTGTGCAAAAGCTGCAATTTCTCCGAATACAAATGTTAACACTGTAATTGTTAGTAATAGTGTTTTCAATGTTCCGTCTACTACAAATATATTTGTAAATATTTTTCCAAACATCATAATGGCAGCTGTTGCATATGCAGAAGCAAAGATTCCACCATTTAAATCATTAACATTTCCATATACCATTTTCACCCAACCGTTGAATGGCATTAGTTTAGCTTCTACAGCAAATCCGGCAAATATAAATGTTACTGCTAATAATAATACATTATTATTTACAAGGCTAATTTTTGAAGCCATATCAGCCATGTTCAATGTTCCTACTGTAGCATAAAGAATTATAATTCCTAATAAATAAAGATTTGAGCCAAAAGCTCCTAAAATTATGTAGTTAAATGTTCCTTTAAAATTTTTTGTCATTGTTGACATTATATATGCTGAAATTGATGCAATTTCCAAAAATACAAATAAGTTAAATAAATCTCCAGTTAACATCATTCCGTTCAAGGAAGCTAATGAAACCAATAGTACAGTTGAATATTTTTTTATTGAAGCTACTGATGTAATAACAGATAAAGCAAAAACAATATTCAATATTGTTAATCCAAATATTGAATATTGATCAACAACGAGGTTTATACCAAATGGTGGTTTCCAACCGCCAATGATAATATTTCCTTCCTGAATAATCAAAGTTCCAAAAACATTAAATGCAACTGCAGCTAATAGTAATGTTTTATCAGCTTTTTTGAAAATAACGGACAAAAAAGCAAACAATAAAGGGATCGCTATTAATAAAACAGGATTAATCATTGCTTTCACTCCCCATCTCATCCAATTCTAATGTTTTGTATTTTTCATAAAGTTTTCTTGCAACTGTTAATGCTAACGCTGTAACTCCAACACCTATGACAATAGCTGTAAGAACCAACGCTTGTGGTAAAGGGTCTACAAATATATTTTTATTTGATACTACTCCTTTAAATAATATTGGAGCCACACCATCATTCACATAACCTATGGAAATTATAAACAAGTTAACACCAATCTCTAAAACGTTTAATGCTACTACAATTTTAATTAAGTTCTTTTGAGTTAGAAGACCATATATACCAATTAATATTAAACCAATAAATAAGTATTGTATCATTTATTTCCCCTCCTCTGAGAGAAAATCTGAGATTAAGTTTGAAAGCTCAGATCCTACTTTTAATCCTACAAAAATGTAAATAATTGGAACTATACCTGCGCTGAATAATTCTCCAACTGTACCTGTAGGTAAAAAATTGTATAAGAAATATCCACCCAATGATATTCCTAAAAGGCCAAATATTAAATATAAACTTCCAGCTGTTCCTTCTAATACTTTAAAAGCTTTTACTTTTGTTCTGAATTCATCATCAGATAAGTAGAACAATAATACTGCAGAAGCAATCATAGAACCACCTGGAAATCCTCCTCCAGGAGTTAAATGACCATGAATGAATATATAAACACCTGTTATTAAAATAATTCCTGAAATTATTCTTACTGCAGTTTTTAAAATAAAGTTTGGTGGTGTTTTAAATTTCATTCTTGTGTTACCGCTTAATAATAATCCAACACCTAAAGCAGAAACAAATAATACTGTAACTTCGCCTAATGTATCAAATGACCTGTAGTTTACAACAATTGAAGTTACCATATTTGCAGAACCACTTTCAGCATTTTTTGTTTCTTTAAATTTTACTTCACCTGAATTTTCACTAACATTTTTATTTACAAAGCTATTTGATACTCTTTCGCTTAAGTTTACTTCACCAAATTTTGGGAATAATTTACCTTCACCTGTTGAATAAAGGTTAGTAAAAATAAAAATTCCTAAAACTAATACTATTAATGCAGCAATAAATCTTTTCATCATTTTTTATCACCAACCTTTTTTATAGAAAAAAGGGTAAATATAAATACTGCTGTTACTAAACCTGAACCTATTACTGCTTCTGTAATAGCAACATCAGGAGCTTTCATAAATATGAAAGATACTACTGATAACATACTCAATATTGATAAATAAATTACTGAATTAATTATTTTTTTTGATTCTATAGCTAAAAAAGCAAAAACTAACAATGTAATACCTACTAAAATTTCAATTATCTGCATTTTCATCACCTCTACTTTTGTAGAGCTCATCTAACTCGTTTTTTACTAATTTAAAAGGTTTTATACCATAAATATAAGAAGCTTTTGCTAAAACAGAACTTCCAACTGGATTTGTAATAGTTAAAAAGATTACAATTAATAATGTTTTTATAAACCATGAAGGATTTGCAATCCCAACTCCTAAAACAAGTGAAAAAGTTCCTAACGTTGTAGCTTTAGTTGCAGCTTGAAGTCTATTATAAACATCTGGCATTCTAATAAGACCCAATCCACCTAAAACATAAAAAAGAGCTCCTATGGTCATTAAAATATATCCTATAACAATCATTTTTTCCCCTCCAAATAACGGGCAATTACAACAGTTTCTAAGAAAGATAATGCTCCATAAACTAAAGCAATATCCAAATATAAACTACTGTTGAAAACAAAAGCCAAAAAAACTATTGAACCTGTTATAATGACATTTAAAGTGTCTACAGCAACTACTCTATCTGGTGTGGTCGGTCCAAAAATGAGTCTTAAAACAGAAAAAAAAGCCCCAAATGTAATTAAAATTCCAATAAAAATATTCATTTATATATCCCTCCCAAAATTTTCTCAAACTTTCCTGAAACAAATTTTTGATATTCTTCGGGAGTTTCACCTTTCACATCAATCCAATGAATATAAATACTATCCTTATCAGCATCTATGGATAATGTTCCTGGAGTTAATGTGATAGAATTTGCTAAAGTTAATTTTCCAACGTTACCCTTTAATTTTGTGGGAACTTTTACAAATCCTGGATTCAATGGTAAAGATGGAGTTAGAATCCTGACAGCCACATCAATGTTTGCTTTTATCATCTCTATAATAAAAACAGGAATATAAACAAACACGAACATAAAAACCTTTGGAATCAGAGTAAAATCAAAAGAGTAATCAACTACTTTTGAAATTATCCCTGATAATACAAGAGATACTAATAAACCTGTTAATATCTCTTGAATACTAAACCCTGTAAGTGCTATCCAAATAGCCCATAAGGTTAGAAAAGTTGAAATGTACTTTTTCAAAATACTCCCTCCTTCTAAAAATTTATTTGTGAAAAAAATCTTTAAATTACTAAAACTTTTATCTTCACAAAGTGTGTATATTATGCTTCTTTAATTATATTATTAACTTCTTTTAGTTCTTGTGAAATTATTCTTTTTCCGTCAGATAATAATTCCATAACCAAATTATGCTTTAATTTGCAATATACAACATTTCCTTTTTTTTCTTTCACGATAATTCCATTTTCTTCTAAAATTTTAAGATGTTGGGAAATACTCGATTGACTTGTTCCTAATTTTTCAGCAATTTCTAAAACAGATAATTTTTTCCCATTTAAAAGCTTGATAATTCTTAATCTAATCGGATGCGATAAAGATTTAAAAATGTTAGAAATCAACTTACATTCATCCAATATTATCATCTCCCTTTTTGAATTCAATATAAAAAGAATATTAGAAAATTCTAATATTATTATAATACAAAAAAACCAATTATTAAAATAAAGATTTTTTATATTTATTAACAATATCCTTCTCTAAACGGATATAATCATTTATAATCTCTGATTTATATAAAATATAAAAAAAGAACGCATTTAGCGCTCTTTAATTATATCTTTACAACTATTTAATTACCGATAAAAAATATCTTTTTTAAATATTTCTAAAAATTAAAGGCATAACTTGCTTTTTTCTTGAAACAATCCCTTCTAAAAACGAAATTTGATTGTGAAATTTAGTCTTAAATACTTTTTCTGCTAATTTATATTGTCCTGCTGCAAATATGTATGAACCTTCTTTTAAAACATCTGTTAATAAGAAAAGAAATAATATATATTTTTTTTCTTTCGCAATTCTTTCCATTGCATGTATAATTTTCTCTTTTTTCAAAAGTATTTGATCAGGATTGATTACTTCGATTTGAGAAATTCCGATTTTCCCTTTAGATAAACGTGTTTCTTTCAAATCAAGCGTTAAAATTTCTTTTTCTGAAAATCCTTCAAGATTGGTTTTTGCTTTATACATTTGAATTCCATATTCAATAGGATCAATTTTTAATAAATTAGAAAGTTCTTCTACTGCTTTTTTATCCTCGTAAGTTGTTGTTGGTGATTTCAAGATCATTGTATCAGATAATATTGCTGAAATCATTAATCCTGCAATTTCTTTTGGGGGTTTTAAGTTATTTTTTTTATACAAATCCCAAATTATTGTATTAGTAGATCCAACTGGTCTAATATGAGCAGTTATTGGAAGTCCTGTTTCTAAACCTCCAAGTCTATGATGATCTATTATTTCTAAAATTTCTGCTTCTTCAATTCCTTCAACAGTTTGAGATTTTTCAGAATGGTCGACTAATATAATTTTCTTTGATTTTGGTTTTATTAAATCATGTCTTGTAATAATTCCCTTTACTTTAATATTATCATCAACAACTATCGCAATTCCTTTTTTATCTTGCATTAATTCTTCTTCAAAGTCTTTAAGTATTTCTTCCGGATGCGTTGTAAGGGGTTTCTTTTCCATAATCCTTTCAACATGTGTACTTAATCTAAGCAAACGAGCAGTTATATATGTTGGATGTGGAGAAACAACAATTGGAATATTTTTTTCTTTGGCAAGTTTTATAATATTTTTATCAGGAATAAAATTACCTGTTATTATTAAACAACTTACTTCTTTTTCAATAGCTATTTTTTGGATATCTTTTCTATTTCCAGTAATTAAAACATCATCCTTTTTCACATAACGTTTTACCTCATCAGCACTCATAGCTCCTATTGTCGGACAACCTTTTAATTTTCTATTTTCATCTCCAACAATTAACTTTCCATTCATTGTTTTAATTATATCTTTTACTTTTGGAGGGTTTTCATCTAAAGTAAAATTTTGAATCTCTTTTAAAAAATTTTTAGCTAATTCACGTTCGGTTAATAGACCAATTAATTTTCTATTTTCATCCACAATTGGGATACATTTTACTTGTTTTTCAAGCATTGTATTTCCTATTTCATAAATAGTTGATTCTTTATCCGCTGTTATTACTTTTTCAATCATTACATCTTTTACCTGTATATATACATGCTCTAAATAATTTGGCTTCGCTATATTAAAATAATCAAGCACATAATTACTTTCAGGATTTAATTCACCTAATCTAAATGGAATATATTCGTTCTTTTCATCAATTTGATTTTTTAAATACGCATATGATATAGATGCTGCAATGCTGTCTGTATCGGGTCTTTTATGACCTATAACATGTATTTTCATCGTTCACCTCCATTTTTTGAATTTAACGGAGATATTATATCATAAATAATAATATTTTCAAATAATTAAAACATATCATGAATAATTAGATATTAATAATAAAATAACCGGCATCAATAAATTGATAC is drawn from Marinitoga hydrogenitolerans DSM 16785 and contains these coding sequences:
- a CDS encoding NADH-quinone oxidoreductase subunit D, which produces MKRQVKLFLGPNHPGMHGNFSVHLYVDGDIVEKARPVPGMLHRGFEKLMERRLWMNNLALIPRICVPEPDINEMVYAMGVETLANVDVPERAHWIRMIILELARIANHLMSLGGIGGPTGLYTGPNWAIADRDLILDIFEEITGARIYHMYIVPGGVRKDLPNGIEKKIENFLDYLEKRLPEYDDLILKNPMVQVRTVDNIILTEEVCWELGVTGIGLRSSSGKPYDIRKIDPYARYDEVEFEVPIATYSDAYTRLTIKYKEIQQSIKIIRQVLDKMPKEGPVRVSFSRGSALRWRVPKGQVFSHIECARGEYGYYIVSDGSNKPYRIAVRGASYPQGLLGIEKYLPGTRIDDVAIWLDTMGVCAPEIDR
- a CDS encoding NADH-quinone oxidoreductase subunit C produces the protein MNSTNNIIEDIKSKFNPENIEKVKKNQVAIDLKHEEVHSVLAYLKSQGWKQLTLLTCIDWIKENKFQLVYIIMNWENSMTIQVRTKINRDNPQFRTIINIYPGAEFYERDVHEFFGVEFEGNEKANKPLFLELWDDIPPMRKDFDPLAYSKKKFDVREYKVDFIPKEGEAE
- the nuoB gene encoding NADH-quinone oxidoreductase subunit NuoB; the protein is MALNENEKINEIDVNELDCRDTLTFWEKFGNIFRSKSIWMLHYCTGCGAMELPPTMTSRFDMERIGMAPMATPRQADVLLVTGYLSVKTLRRVIYTYEQMQNPKYLVGFGSCTLNGGVYYDSYAVISRLDYYLPVDLYIAGCMPRPEAVMSGFKKLMDMIKKGDALGWKRYQKYYDWYKANQVRALGEVYVKDEFHE
- a CDS encoding respiratory chain complex I subunit 1 family protein translates to MTTFFLAVSLVLLAFFWQITLSGIQRKIIARIHRRVGPHWYQNFIDLFKTWSKSSISHGFIYDFGVLMALGGTIATLIFIPAGHIVVFDKLDNFFVIVYLLAVGSLGMAMSAVGSGNPWASIGVMRALTQMLGYELPYIMTVFGIIYANKTASIHAIAQAQQTMGILGWNMFRMPLGVIVGFVTLMGMLGKKPYDTPIAPAEIASGPLVEYGGKHLGMLMLQHEFATFIEIGLFVNLFLGGGTIITFLIKYFFVYVLATMISSVVARFKIDQLVVFYYKVPLALAFIQTAIVIFTGLGVSIWL
- a CDS encoding proton-conducting transporter transmembrane domain-containing protein, giving the protein MALNTLILFILLGSLVTYIVSKFNKQAGAWLTIIISLVSLFAIYTLKDSSGQIFNIFNYGNYSLDLVSTSYAWFFSIVMVIVYSMVAFFNTYWMEKVIHPAAYNLFYVLSLGGTIGVFYAKDFLTLFIFWELVVWSSMFIIPLGKSRRASVVYYGISTIGSFTMLYAILMLNVKYGTFEINTVIQKMTEDSNFAILFFFLIVIAGLTKLGVFPFHTWLPIAHGNAPHTFSPVLSGGLVKMGGFIAFLMTAVLPTSKVFSNHLKILNNPFENYMLMILGAISIIIGTLMAIKQDDAKKLIAYSTVSNSGYILIGLSLVDQTAFAGGMMHVFNHAMASAAMFLSFAAIAYRTGTTKISELGGLIKKMPVTFAAYLIAIISLAGIPPMSGFASKWLIFQGLIRKGNMFIAFAAFFGSVGSFLYVFRPLAGAFLGQLSPKHEDVKEVPFLMQLPMLIISGLTILYGIYPGLMLKYIAKIQEMVGIKAIVIDGFKIITPNGMWDSWVVTLVFTIGFVIAAILYFVLPKAKSVGLMDTYTSAEFIHDPDKYHYASNYYAPFERLYKNHPSVEKFYDSVALRVKELGQLVRTWFFNENPAFSIFWISLVITAIFMWGDKI
- a CDS encoding complex I subunit 5 family protein, which translates into the protein MINPVLLIAIPLLFAFLSVIFKKADKTLLLAAVAFNVFGTLIIQEGNIIIGGWKPPFGINLVVDQYSIFGLTILNIVFALSVITSVASIKKYSTVLLVSLASLNGMMLTGDLFNLFVFLEIASISAYIMSTMTKNFKGTFNYIILGAFGSNLYLLGIIILYATVGTLNMADMASKISLVNNNVLLLAVTFIFAGFAVEAKLMPFNGWVKMVYGNVNDLNGGIFASAYATAAIMMFGKIFTNIFVVDGTLKTLLLTITVLTFVFGEIAAFAQKNVRSILAFSSIGQAGLIATLFLAGITGGAMMQVANNAFTKLLMFTIAGAMYVYAGTDNVDKLQGLFKKHKLIGFGFSVAALSLVGLPLFYGFYVKIFTLTNLFKLNNFWIPALILFASLIEGIYFIRMLVKLWNPGEEGKESKDEYTTKLSLENTFAYAVLAIAVGLFIIYISFNPEFITQGISNYLSNIPGGM
- a CDS encoding sodium:proton antiporter, with amino-acid sequence MIQYLFIGLILIGIYGLLTQKNLIKIVVALNVLEIGVNLFIISIGYVNDGVAPILFKGVVSNKNIFVDPLPQALVLTAIVIGVGVTALALTVARKLYEKYKTLELDEMGSESND
- a CDS encoding Na(+)/H(+) antiporter subunit B, encoding MKRFIAALIVLVLGIFIFTNLYSTGEGKLFPKFGEVNLSERVSNSFVNKNVSENSGEVKFKETKNAESGSANMVTSIVVNYRSFDTLGEVTVLFVSALGVGLLLSGNTRMKFKTPPNFILKTAVRIISGIILITGVYIFIHGHLTPGGGFPGGSMIASAVLLFYLSDDEFRTKVKAFKVLEGTAGSLYLIFGLLGISLGGYFLYNFLPTGTVGELFSAGIVPIIYIFVGLKVGSELSNLISDFLSEEGK
- a CDS encoding Na(+)/H(+) antiporter subunit B, encoding MQIIEILVGITLLVFAFLAIESKKIINSVIYLSILSMLSVVSFIFMKAPDVAITEAVIGSGLVTAVFIFTLFSIKKVGDKK
- the mnhG gene encoding monovalent cation/H(+) antiporter subunit G codes for the protein MIVIGYILMTIGALFYVLGGLGLIRMPDVYNRLQAATKATTLGTFSLVLGVGIANPSWFIKTLLIVIFLTITNPVGSSVLAKASYIYGIKPFKLVKNELDELYKSRGDENADN
- a CDS encoding cation:proton antiporter, with product MNIFIGILITFGAFFSVLRLIFGPTTPDRVVAVDTLNVIITGSIVFLAFVFNSSLYLDIALVYGALSFLETVVIARYLEGKK
- a CDS encoding Na+/H+ antiporter subunit E, producing the protein MKKYISTFLTLWAIWIALTGFSIQEILTGLLVSLVLSGIISKVVDYSFDFTLIPKVFMFVFVYIPVFIIEMIKANIDVAVRILTPSLPLNPGFVKVPTKLKGNVGKLTLANSITLTPGTLSIDADKDSIYIHWIDVKGETPEEYQKFVSGKFEKILGGIYK
- a CDS encoding ArsR/SmtB family transcription factor, with product MDECKLISNIFKSLSHPIRLRIIKLLNGKKLSVLEIAEKLGTSQSSISQHLKILEENGIIVKEKKGNVVYCKLKHNLVMELLSDGKRIISQELKEVNNIIKEA
- a CDS encoding putative manganese-dependent inorganic diphosphatase; translation: MKIHVIGHKRPDTDSIAASISYAYLKNQIDEKNEYIPFRLGELNPESNYVLDYFNIAKPNYLEHVYIQVKDVMIEKVITADKESTIYEIGNTMLEKQVKCIPIVDENRKLIGLLTERELAKNFLKEIQNFTLDENPPKVKDIIKTMNGKLIVGDENRKLKGCPTIGAMSADEVKRYVKKDDVLITGNRKDIQKIAIEKEVSCLIITGNFIPDKNIIKLAKEKNIPIVVSPHPTYITARLLRLSTHVERIMEKKPLTTHPEEILKDFEEELMQDKKGIAIVVDDNIKVKGIITRHDLIKPKSKKIILVDHSEKSQTVEGIEEAEILEIIDHHRLGGLETGLPITAHIRPVGSTNTIIWDLYKKNNLKPPKEIAGLMISAILSDTMILKSPTTTYEDKKAVEELSNLLKIDPIEYGIQMYKAKTNLEGFSEKEILTLDLKETRLSKGKIGISQIEVINPDQILLKKEKIIHAMERIAKEKKYILFLFLLTDVLKEGSYIFAAGQYKLAEKVFKTKFHNQISFLEGIVSRKKQVMPLIFRNI